Proteins encoded by one window of Moorella humiferrea:
- the leuC gene encoding 3-isopropylmalate dehydratase large subunit: protein MGMTITEKILAAHAGLEHVEPGQLINAKVDLALGNDITAPLAIQEFKKLGLKQVFDPERVVLVPDHFTPAKDIKSAEQAKILRDFAREQGLAHYFEIGRMGIEHCLLPEAGLVGPGDLVIGADSHTCTYGALGAFATGVGSTDLAAAMATGELWFKVPETILFRYHGKLKPWVGGKDLILYTIGQIGVDGARYMAMEFTGETIAELSMDGRFTMANMAIEAGAKNGIFHVDEKTIDYIQGRLKRDYHIYESDPDARYAREIDIDVTGIEPQVALPHLPENAKSVKEIGEIKIDQVVIGSCTNGRLEDLRIAAQILKGQKVHPEVRLIIIPGTQKIYADALAEGLITIFIEAGAAVSTPTCGPCLGGHMGILAKGERAVSTTNRNFVGRMGHPESEVYLAGPAVAAASAVKGRIAAPEEVVK, encoded by the coding sequence ATGGGCATGACCATCACCGAAAAAATCCTGGCCGCCCACGCCGGCCTTGAACACGTGGAGCCAGGCCAGCTCATCAACGCCAAGGTAGACCTGGCCCTGGGGAACGACATCACCGCACCGCTAGCCATCCAGGAGTTCAAGAAACTCGGTCTAAAGCAAGTCTTCGATCCGGAACGGGTAGTCCTGGTGCCCGACCACTTCACCCCGGCCAAAGACATCAAATCCGCCGAGCAGGCGAAAATCTTGCGTGATTTCGCCCGGGAGCAGGGGCTTGCCCACTACTTCGAAATCGGCCGCATGGGCATCGAGCACTGCCTGTTGCCCGAGGCGGGGCTGGTCGGCCCCGGGGACCTGGTCATAGGGGCCGACTCCCACACCTGCACCTACGGGGCCCTGGGGGCCTTCGCCACCGGCGTCGGCTCCACGGACCTCGCCGCCGCCATGGCCACCGGCGAGCTGTGGTTTAAAGTACCCGAGACCATCCTCTTCCGCTACCATGGGAAGCTTAAGCCCTGGGTCGGCGGCAAGGACCTCATCCTCTACACCATAGGACAAATCGGCGTCGACGGTGCCCGCTACATGGCCATGGAATTCACCGGCGAAACTATAGCCGAACTATCCATGGACGGCCGCTTCACCATGGCCAACATGGCCATCGAAGCCGGGGCCAAGAACGGCATCTTCCACGTCGACGAAAAGACCATAGACTACATCCAGGGGCGGCTAAAACGGGACTACCACATCTATGAAAGCGACCCTGATGCCAGGTATGCCCGGGAAATAGACATCGACGTAACCGGCATCGAGCCCCAGGTAGCCCTGCCCCACCTGCCCGAGAACGCCAAAAGCGTCAAAGAAATAGGCGAAATAAAGATTGACCAGGTAGTCATCGGTAGCTGCACCAACGGGCGGCTGGAGGACTTAAGAATAGCGGCGCAAATTCTCAAAGGGCAAAAGGTCCATCCCGAAGTGCGCCTCATCATCATCCCCGGCACGCAAAAGATCTACGCCGACGCCCTGGCCGAAGGGCTCATCACCATCTTTATCGAAGCCGGGGCGGCGGTATCCACGCCCACCTGCGGTCCATGTTTAGGCGGGCACATGGGGATCCTGGCCAAAGGCGAGCGGGCCGTGTCCACCACCAACCGCAACTTTGTGGGCCGCATGGGCCATCCGGAAAGCGAAGTCTATCTTGCCGGCCCGGCGGTAGCCGCCGCCAGCGCCGTTAAAGGGCGCATCGCCGCTCCCGAGGAGGTAGTAAAATGA
- a CDS encoding 2-isopropylmalate synthase → MTETSRRIYIFDTTLRDGEQSPGVSLNVEEKLKIARQLARLGVDVIEAGFPIASPGDFEAVRAIAREVEGPIIAGLARINDRDIDRAWEALQDAKRPRIHVFIATSDIHLKYKLRMTREEVLAAVRKGVARAKSYCQDVEFSPEDASRSDIDFLCQVLATAIESGATVLNIPDTVGYATPAEFGRLIAEIRRRVPGIDRVQISVHCHNDLGLAVANSLAAIENGALQVEGAINGIGERAGNTALEELIMALYTRRDYYGCHTGIVTEEIYRTSRLVSSLTGMPVQYNKAIVGKNAFAHEAGIHQDGVLKERTTYEIMNPAMIGLVQNNIVLGKHSGRHALRTRLEELGFKLNEAELDKAFARFKELADRKKEISDRDLEAIVEHEIKQIPEKFVLEHIHISTGNRVVPTATIGLRVGEELMEEAACGEGPVDAAFKAIDKITRIPVCLKSYTLNAVTGGKDAVGEVTVKVEYAGRVFIGRGISTDVLEASARAYVNAINKVVYEIGEENLQVMEA, encoded by the coding sequence GTGACGGAAACGAGCAGAAGGATTTATATCTTTGATACTACCCTGCGCGACGGCGAGCAGTCGCCGGGGGTAAGCCTTAATGTGGAAGAAAAGTTGAAGATCGCCCGCCAGCTGGCCCGCTTGGGGGTGGACGTTATTGAAGCCGGTTTTCCCATAGCCTCGCCCGGTGATTTTGAAGCCGTCAGGGCTATAGCCCGGGAAGTGGAAGGCCCGATCATTGCCGGATTGGCACGCATCAACGACCGGGACATCGACCGCGCCTGGGAAGCTCTGCAAGACGCCAAACGGCCGCGCATCCACGTCTTTATTGCCACCTCCGACATTCATTTAAAATACAAGCTGCGTATGACGCGGGAAGAGGTCCTGGCTGCCGTCCGCAAAGGGGTGGCCCGGGCCAAAAGTTACTGCCAGGACGTGGAGTTTTCCCCGGAGGACGCTTCCCGCAGCGACATCGACTTTCTCTGTCAGGTGCTGGCGACAGCCATCGAGTCCGGGGCCACCGTCCTCAACATCCCGGACACCGTCGGCTATGCCACTCCGGCCGAGTTCGGCCGCCTGATCGCCGAGATCCGCCGGCGGGTACCGGGTATTGACAGGGTGCAGATCAGCGTCCACTGCCACAACGATCTGGGGCTGGCCGTTGCCAATTCCCTGGCGGCCATTGAGAACGGCGCCCTTCAGGTCGAAGGGGCCATTAACGGCATCGGCGAGCGGGCTGGCAATACGGCCCTGGAAGAGTTGATTATGGCCCTCTACACCCGCCGCGATTATTACGGCTGCCATACGGGCATCGTCACCGAGGAGATCTACCGCACCAGCAGGCTGGTGAGCAGTTTGACGGGTATGCCCGTCCAGTACAACAAGGCCATCGTCGGCAAGAATGCCTTCGCCCACGAGGCCGGCATCCACCAGGACGGCGTCCTGAAGGAGCGCACCACCTACGAGATTATGAACCCGGCCATGATCGGCCTGGTGCAGAACAATATCGTCCTGGGCAAGCACTCCGGCCGCCACGCCCTGCGCACCCGCCTGGAAGAGCTGGGCTTCAAACTCAATGAAGCGGAACTGGACAAAGCCTTTGCCCGCTTCAAAGAGCTGGCCGACCGCAAGAAGGAGATCAGCGACCGCGACCTGGAAGCCATCGTCGAGCACGAGATTAAGCAGATACCTGAAAAATTCGTCCTGGAACATATCCATATTTCCACCGGCAACCGGGTCGTGCCCACGGCCACCATCGGCCTGCGGGTGGGCGAGGAATTAATGGAAGAGGCGGCTTGCGGCGAAGGCCCGGTGGACGCCGCCTTCAAGGCCATCGACAAGATCACACGCATACCCGTCTGCCTCAAATCCTACACTTTGAACGCTGTAACCGGCGGCAAAGATGCCGTGGGCGAGGTTACCGTCAAGGTCGAATACGCCGGCCGGGTCTTCATCGGGCGGGGCATTAGCACCGACGTTCTGGAAGCCAGTGCCCGCGCTTACGTGAACGCGATTAATAAAGTCGTCTACGAGATCGGGGAAGAAAACCTGCAGGTTATGGAAGCATGA
- the ilvB gene encoding biosynthetic-type acetolactate synthase large subunit: MGQETRMRTGARAVMEVLEAEGVELVFGYPGGAVLPLYHELAQTSIRHVLVRHEQNAVHAASGYARTSGRTGVCFATSGPGATNLVTGIATAYMDSVPVVIFTGQVPTSMVGSDAFQETDITGITLPITKHNYLVKDVDELPRIVKEAFYIAGTGRPGPVLIDIPKDVALAPCQTPIPEKVELRGYKPTYQGHPGQLRALARLLKEARRPLLFAGGGVIASGAEGYLRELAEKIQAPVATSLTGLGAFPEDHPLSLGMVGLHGKPCANHAVMECDLLVGLGVRFDDRVTGAVEKFAPQAKIAHVDIDPAEIGKNVRVDLPLVGDIGCVLKELLPLVEPARHPVWLERIKTLRNNYPLTYGPGGEVRPQWVIERLGEMTRGRAIIATDVGQHQMWAALFYGYTEPRTFISSCGLGTMGYGLPAAIGAALACPDKQVWLITGDGSFQMAMAEIGTAVEQGLPLKILLFNNESLAMVRQLQHFYYDKRYTAVKFTGNPDFVRLVECYGAKGLRITKQEEVVPVLAQAMQEECLVLIDCRISEEEMVYPMVLNGAALNEMLLPE, encoded by the coding sequence ATGGGACAGGAGACTAGGATGCGGACGGGTGCCAGGGCCGTTATGGAAGTGCTGGAAGCCGAAGGGGTGGAACTGGTATTCGGCTATCCCGGCGGCGCCGTCCTGCCCCTCTACCATGAGCTGGCCCAGACGTCCATCCGTCACGTCCTGGTCCGCCATGAACAGAACGCCGTCCACGCCGCCAGCGGTTACGCCCGCACCAGCGGCAGGACGGGCGTCTGTTTTGCCACCTCCGGTCCCGGCGCTACCAACCTGGTAACGGGCATTGCCACGGCGTATATGGATTCCGTACCGGTGGTAATTTTCACCGGCCAGGTGCCCACGAGCATGGTGGGCAGCGACGCCTTCCAGGAAACCGATATAACGGGAATCACTCTGCCCATAACCAAGCATAACTATCTGGTCAAGGATGTCGATGAACTGCCCCGCATTGTTAAAGAGGCCTTTTACATTGCCGGTACGGGCCGCCCCGGACCGGTGTTGATAGATATACCAAAGGATGTGGCCCTGGCTCCCTGTCAGACACCGATTCCGGAAAAGGTCGAATTACGGGGATACAAACCTACCTACCAGGGCCATCCCGGCCAGCTCCGCGCCCTGGCCAGGCTTCTTAAGGAAGCCCGGCGTCCGTTACTGTTTGCCGGCGGCGGAGTGATCGCCTCGGGGGCGGAAGGTTATCTGCGTGAACTGGCAGAAAAGATCCAAGCACCGGTGGCCACCTCCCTTACCGGGCTGGGGGCCTTTCCGGAGGACCATCCCTTATCTTTAGGGATGGTCGGTTTGCACGGCAAGCCGTGCGCCAACCATGCCGTTATGGAATGCGACCTGCTGGTGGGCCTGGGGGTGCGGTTTGACGACCGGGTGACGGGGGCCGTTGAAAAATTCGCGCCCCAGGCTAAAATAGCCCACGTCGACATTGACCCGGCGGAAATTGGCAAAAACGTGCGGGTTGATTTGCCCCTGGTGGGAGATATAGGCTGTGTGCTAAAGGAACTCCTGCCCCTGGTGGAGCCGGCCAGGCACCCGGTGTGGTTGGAGCGGATTAAAACCTTGCGCAATAATTACCCTCTCACCTACGGCCCGGGGGGTGAGGTGCGGCCCCAGTGGGTAATCGAGCGGCTGGGGGAAATGACCCGCGGCCGGGCGATTATCGCCACCGACGTCGGCCAGCACCAGATGTGGGCGGCCCTCTTTTACGGCTATACCGAGCCCCGGACCTTTATCTCTTCCTGCGGTCTGGGAACCATGGGCTACGGCCTGCCGGCGGCCATCGGCGCCGCCCTGGCCTGCCCCGACAAACAGGTGTGGCTGATTACCGGCGACGGTAGCTTCCAGATGGCCATGGCCGAGATTGGTACGGCCGTCGAGCAGGGATTACCTTTAAAAATTCTGTTATTTAACAACGAAAGTCTGGCCATGGTACGCCAGCTGCAGCATTTTTATTATGACAAACGCTACACAGCGGTAAAGTTTACCGGTAATCCCGACTTCGTCCGCTTGGTGGAGTGCTATGGCGCCAAGGGGTTGCGTATTACTAAACAGGAAGAAGTGGTACCGGTACTCGCTCAGGCCATGCAGGAAGAGTGCCTTGTCCTCATCGACTGCCGCATCAGCGAGGAGGAAATGGTTTATCCCATGGTTTTGAATGGCGCCGCTTTAAACGAAATGCTCCTCCCGGAATAG
- the ilvN gene encoding acetolactate synthase small subunit → MKRTLSVLVENRPGVLTRVAGLFSRRGYNIDSLAVGRTENPSISRMTIVVDGDEQIIEQVCKQLNKLIDVIKLSDITDDPHVGRELMLIKVNAEPAVRGEIMQIVDIFRARIVDIARNSLIIEATGDADKIDALENALRPFGIREVVRTGKIAMLRGAKTKGMEASGDGTGD, encoded by the coding sequence GTGAAACGTACCCTTTCGGTTCTGGTGGAAAATCGCCCCGGAGTTTTGACCCGCGTGGCCGGCCTTTTCAGCCGCCGGGGTTATAACATCGACAGTCTGGCGGTAGGGCGTACGGAAAATCCCTCCATATCCCGCATGACCATAGTGGTGGACGGCGATGAGCAGATTATCGAGCAGGTCTGCAAGCAGTTAAATAAGCTCATCGACGTCATTAAACTCAGCGACATCACCGATGACCCCCATGTGGGGCGGGAACTGATGCTCATTAAGGTCAATGCCGAACCTGCGGTTCGCGGGGAGATCATGCAGATCGTTGACATCTTCCGGGCGCGGATTGTGGACATTGCCCGCAACAGCCTTATTATCGAAGCAACGGGCGACGCCGACAAAATCGACGCCCTGGAAAATGCCCTGCGTCCCTTCGGCATCAGGGAAGTAGTGCGCACGGGTAAAATCGCCATGCTCCGGGGGGCGAAAACGAAGGGAATGGAGGCCAGCGGTGATGGGACAGGAGACTAG
- the ilvB gene encoding biosynthetic-type acetolactate synthase large subunit yields the protein MDTVFGIPGGAVLPLYHELAVSGLRHILTRHEQAAAHAAEGYARATGKPGVCIATSGPGATNLVTGIANAYMDSIPIVAITGQVGVAMIGRDSFQEADITGITMPITKANYLVKNIRDLAATIHEAFYVATTGRPGPVLIDIPKDVTTQRAAFQYPPKLRLPGYRSRVEPHVLQVAQAAAAIQAAARPLLFVGGGVITSGAHEEVRQLAEEQDIPVVISMMGKGAFPENHPLFVGMVGMHGTVAANYAVCETDLIIGVGVRFDDRVTGKIEAFAPQAKIIHIDIDAAEIGKVVPAHIPIVADARQALQAILAKLPERKEHPEWRQRIWRWQEENPLRYDECGLKPQYVIEELYRLTEGRAIISTDVGQHQMWAVQYYPVERPRSFLSSCGLGTMGFGVPAAMGAAVARPGETVVAITGDGSFQMNIQELATLRHYNIPVKIILLNNGYLGMVRQWQEFFFERRYAYSELGGNPDFVKVAEAYRLPARRVASREEVVPALQEALETEGPFLVEFLIDREENVFPMVPPGGTLNKMVTGGRQQ from the coding sequence GTGGATACAGTATTTGGTATTCCCGGAGGGGCGGTTTTGCCCCTTTATCATGAACTGGCAGTATCCGGCCTCCGTCATATTTTGACCCGCCATGAGCAGGCGGCCGCCCATGCCGCCGAGGGCTATGCCCGGGCCACGGGTAAACCCGGCGTTTGTATAGCCACCTCCGGCCCCGGCGCTACCAACCTTGTGACGGGCATAGCCAACGCCTACATGGATTCCATTCCCATCGTTGCCATTACCGGACAGGTCGGTGTGGCTATGATCGGCCGGGATTCCTTCCAGGAAGCCGACATTACCGGTATTACCATGCCCATCACCAAAGCCAACTACCTGGTGAAAAACATCAGGGATCTGGCGGCCACCATCCACGAGGCCTTTTACGTGGCAACCACCGGCCGGCCGGGTCCGGTTCTTATAGATATCCCCAAAGACGTGACCACCCAGCGGGCGGCCTTTCAATATCCCCCCAAACTACGCCTTCCTGGTTATCGCAGCCGAGTAGAGCCCCATGTCCTGCAGGTGGCCCAGGCCGCCGCCGCCATTCAAGCCGCCGCCAGGCCCCTGTTGTTTGTCGGAGGTGGGGTGATTACCTCGGGGGCCCATGAAGAAGTGCGGCAGCTGGCCGAAGAACAGGATATTCCCGTCGTCATCAGCATGATGGGTAAAGGGGCTTTTCCGGAAAACCATCCCCTCTTCGTCGGCATGGTGGGAATGCACGGCACCGTAGCCGCCAACTACGCCGTTTGCGAGACGGATCTGATTATCGGCGTCGGCGTCCGCTTTGACGACAGGGTGACGGGGAAGATCGAGGCCTTTGCGCCCCAGGCAAAGATCATCCACATTGATATCGACGCCGCCGAAATCGGCAAGGTTGTCCCGGCCCACATTCCCATCGTCGCCGATGCCCGCCAGGCCCTCCAGGCCATTCTGGCGAAGCTCCCCGAGAGGAAAGAACATCCGGAATGGCGGCAAAGGATTTGGCGCTGGCAGGAAGAAAACCCCCTGCGCTATGATGAGTGTGGCCTCAAACCCCAGTATGTGATCGAAGAGTTGTATCGCTTAACTGAGGGAAGGGCCATCATCAGCACCGACGTCGGCCAGCACCAGATGTGGGCGGTGCAGTACTATCCCGTCGAGCGGCCGCGCTCTTTCCTTTCATCCTGCGGCCTGGGAACCATGGGCTTCGGCGTGCCCGCCGCCATGGGAGCGGCCGTTGCCAGGCCCGGGGAAACGGTGGTGGCCATCACAGGGGACGGCAGCTTTCAGATGAACATCCAGGAATTAGCTACTTTACGGCATTATAACATCCCTGTAAAGATCATCCTTCTCAACAACGGTTATCTGGGTATGGTGCGTCAGTGGCAGGAATTCTTCTTTGAACGGCGCTATGCCTATTCCGAACTCGGCGGCAACCCGGATTTTGTCAAGGTGGCCGAAGCTTATCGCCTACCGGCCCGGCGGGTGGCCAGCAGGGAGGAAGTGGTCCCGGCCCTCCAGGAAGCCCTGGAAACGGAAGGGCCTTTCCTGGTGGAATTCTTAATCGACCGGGAAGAAAATGTCTTCCCCATGGTGCCCCCGGGTGGTACCTTGAACAAGATGGTAACAGGAGGTAGGCAGCAGTGA
- the ilvD gene encoding dihydroxy-acid dehydratase, with amino-acid sequence MRSDGMKKGLARAPHRSLLKAMGLTDAEIERPIIGIVNAHNELIPGHIHLNTLAEAVKAGVRLAGGTPLEFPTIGVCDGLAMNHVGMKYSLASRELIADMIEVMAMAHPFDALVFIPNCDKIVPGMLMAAARLNLPSIFVSGGPMLAGRFKGRDVSLSTMFEAVGAAQAGRMTEAEVAELEECACPGCGSCAGMFTANTMNCMTEALGMALPGNGTIPAVSAARIRLAKEAGMRIMELLKENIRPQDIMTAAAFHNAVAVDMALGGSTNTCLHLPAVAREAGVDLDLSTFDAVSKGTPQICKLSPAGSQHIQDLDEAGGIPAVMLELYRHGLIDGSALTVTGKTVAENVAGREVRRRDVIRPVEDPYSPEGGLAVLYGNLAPEGAVVKKGAVLPEMMRHKGPARVFNSEEEAFAAIMAQKIKPGDVVVIRYEGPKGGPGMQEMLSPTAALAGMGLDSSVALITDGRFSGASRGASIGHVSPEAAVGGPIALVEEGDIISIDIEAGKLELEVPEEELACRRAQWQAPPPKINSGYLARYARMVTSGAKGAVLE; translated from the coding sequence ATGCGCAGCGATGGCATGAAAAAAGGTCTGGCCCGGGCCCCGCACCGGTCGCTCCTTAAGGCCATGGGCCTTACCGATGCCGAAATAGAACGTCCGATCATCGGCATTGTTAACGCTCATAACGAACTCATTCCCGGTCATATCCATTTAAATACTTTGGCTGAAGCGGTCAAAGCGGGGGTACGCCTGGCCGGCGGGACGCCCCTGGAGTTTCCCACCATCGGCGTCTGCGACGGATTGGCCATGAACCATGTGGGGATGAAGTATTCCCTGGCCAGCAGAGAGCTAATAGCAGATATGATTGAAGTAATGGCCATGGCCCACCCCTTTGACGCCCTGGTCTTCATTCCTAACTGCGATAAAATCGTTCCGGGCATGCTCATGGCCGCGGCCCGTTTAAACCTGCCTTCAATTTTTGTTAGCGGCGGCCCCATGCTGGCCGGACGCTTCAAGGGACGCGACGTTTCCCTCAGCACCATGTTCGAGGCCGTAGGCGCCGCCCAGGCCGGCAGGATGACGGAAGCCGAAGTGGCCGAGCTGGAGGAGTGTGCCTGCCCGGGATGCGGTTCGTGCGCGGGGATGTTTACGGCCAACACCATGAACTGCATGACGGAAGCTTTAGGGATGGCCCTGCCGGGCAACGGTACCATCCCGGCCGTAAGCGCCGCCCGCATCCGCCTGGCGAAAGAGGCCGGCATGCGCATTATGGAATTGCTGAAGGAGAACATTCGCCCGCAGGATATAATGACGGCGGCCGCCTTCCACAATGCCGTGGCCGTCGATATGGCTCTGGGCGGTTCCACCAATACCTGCCTCCATTTGCCGGCAGTGGCCAGGGAAGCGGGGGTGGACCTCGATTTATCCACCTTCGACGCCGTAAGCAAGGGAACGCCCCAGATCTGCAAGTTGAGCCCGGCCGGCAGTCAGCACATTCAGGATTTAGATGAAGCCGGCGGCATCCCGGCGGTAATGCTGGAACTTTACCGCCACGGCCTCATCGACGGCAGCGCCCTGACGGTAACCGGTAAAACGGTGGCGGAAAACGTCGCCGGTCGGGAAGTACGGCGGCGGGACGTCATTCGGCCCGTCGAGGATCCCTACAGCCCCGAAGGAGGGCTGGCGGTCCTGTACGGGAATCTCGCCCCGGAAGGTGCAGTGGTAAAGAAGGGCGCCGTCCTGCCGGAGATGATGCGGCATAAAGGACCGGCCCGCGTTTTCAACAGCGAGGAAGAAGCCTTTGCGGCCATAATGGCCCAGAAGATAAAGCCGGGCGACGTTGTCGTCATCCGTTACGAAGGGCCCAAGGGCGGGCCGGGTATGCAGGAAATGCTCAGCCCCACGGCCGCCCTGGCGGGAATGGGCCTGGACAGCTCCGTGGCCCTCATTACCGACGGCCGCTTTTCCGGCGCCAGCCGCGGCGCCTCCATCGGCCACGTTTCACCCGAGGCGGCGGTAGGAGGGCCCATCGCCCTGGTTGAAGAAGGGGACATTATCTCCATCGACATCGAGGCCGGCAAGTTGGAGCTGGAGGTGCCGGAAGAAGAACTGGCCTGCCGCCGGGCCCAGTGGCAGGCGCCGCCGCCCAAAATTAACAGCGGTTACCTGGCCCGCTATGCCCGGATGGTGACTTCCGGGGCTAAAGGCGCGGTATTGGAGTAA
- the ilvE gene encoding branched-chain-amino-acid transaminase, whose product MGLIIYLDGQYVDEEEAKLSVFDHGLLYGDGVFEGIRAYHGRVFRLKAHIDRLYESARSINLDPGLTREEMTQVVLETCRRNNLRDAYIRLVVTRGKGDLGLDPRKCPRPSVFCIAAAIELYPAELYEKGLELVTVGTRRNPPDALDPRIKSLNYLNNIMAKMEATRAGAPEGLFLNKEGYVTEATGDNIFIIKNGQLITPPPFVGLLEGITRNAVMELAMEAGIPVFEKVFTRHDVYTADECFLTGTAAEIVPVVKVDERIIGDGRPGPITRDLIHRFRELTKVDGPQIFV is encoded by the coding sequence GTGGGGCTTATTATCTACCTTGACGGGCAGTATGTGGACGAAGAAGAGGCAAAGCTGTCTGTTTTCGATCACGGGCTACTCTATGGCGACGGCGTTTTCGAGGGGATACGCGCCTATCACGGGCGGGTTTTTCGCCTTAAGGCCCATATAGACCGCCTCTATGAATCCGCCCGTTCCATTAACCTCGATCCCGGGCTGACCAGAGAGGAAATGACCCAGGTTGTCCTGGAAACCTGCCGCCGCAATAACCTGCGGGATGCCTATATCCGCCTGGTTGTCACCAGGGGCAAAGGGGATTTGGGCCTTGATCCCCGCAAGTGCCCCCGGCCGTCGGTATTTTGCATCGCCGCGGCCATTGAACTCTACCCGGCGGAGTTATACGAAAAAGGCCTTGAACTGGTCACCGTGGGCACCCGTCGCAACCCTCCCGACGCCCTGGATCCGCGGATTAAATCCCTCAATTACCTGAACAACATCATGGCCAAGATGGAAGCCACGCGGGCTGGTGCCCCGGAAGGGCTGTTCCTCAATAAAGAGGGCTATGTGACCGAAGCAACGGGTGACAACATTTTTATTATCAAAAACGGTCAGTTGATTACCCCGCCCCCCTTTGTCGGGCTCTTGGAAGGCATTACCCGTAATGCCGTCATGGAGCTTGCGATGGAAGCGGGGATACCCGTATTTGAAAAAGTCTTCACCCGCCACGATGTTTACACCGCCGATGAATGCTTTTTAACAGGTACGGCGGCAGAGATCGTGCCGGTAGTTAAAGTGGACGAACGTATTATAGGGGACGGCCGACCTGGCCCCATCACCCGGGACCTCATCCACAGGTTCAGGGAACTGACCAAAGTCGACGGCCCGCAAATTTTTGTTTAG